A window of Candidatus Omnitrophota bacterium genomic DNA:
GGCGGGGGCACGGCGTCAGGGCCAGTTTCGTTTATGAAGGGATACGACGCTTTTGCGGGAGTGATCAAATCCGGCGGAAAAACCCGGCGGGCGGCCAAAATGGTGATCTTGAACGCCGATCATCCCGATATTGTAGATTTCATCCAGTGCAAAGCGCATGAAGAGAAAAAGGCATGGGCTTTGATCGATATGGGATATGACGGCTCGTTCAACGGCGAGGCGTACGGCTCCGTCTTTTTCCAAAACGCTAACCATAGCGTGCGCGTTACGGACGAGTTCATGGAAGCGGTGGAGAAAGATGGAGAATGGGCTACCCGCTTTGTGGAGAAGGAAGGCGTCTGCGAAACCCACAAGGCGCGCGATCTTATGCGCTTGATTGCGGAAGGAACGCATATCTGCGGCGATCCGGGGATGCAGTTCGACACGACGGTCAACGCCTGGCATACTTGTCCCCATTCCGGACGCATCAACGCTTCCAATCCCTGTTCGGAATACATGTTTTTGGACGACACGGCTTGCAACCTCGCGTCGTTGAACCTGATGAAATACCGGCGGGAAGACGGGACATTTGAAGTGGAGAAATTCATGCACTCGGTGGATATCCTGATCAGCGCGCAGGAATTCATCGTCGACAACGCCAGCTATCCCACCAAGAAAATCGACCGCAACAGCCATATCTTCCGTTCCCTAGGGTTGGGGTACGCCAATCTGGGGGCGTTGCTAATGGCGACGGGATTGCCTTACGACAGCGACGAGGGGCGCGACTACGCCGCTTGCATTACCTCGTTGATGACGGGCGAAGCCTACGCCCAAAGCGCCCGCATCGCCGAGACCGTCGGAACGTTCGAGGGCTTTCCGAATAACCGGAATTCGATGTTGAGGATTATTGACAAGCACCGCCAGGCTTCCCGAAAGATCGCGGGAACGCGGATTCCCGCCGATTTGTTGATGGAAGCGAAATCCGTTTGGGATGTTGCCTATCAGTTAGGGGAGCGGTTCGGATACCGCAATTCGCAGGTTACGGTTTTGGCGCCGACGGGAACGATCGGCTTCATGATGGATTGCGATACCACTGGCGTGGAGCCGGATATCGCTCTGGTGAAATACAAAAACCTGGTGGGCGGCGGGACATTGAAAATCGTCAACAATACCGTACCCAAGGCGTTGAAGCAGCTGGGCTATCCGCCGGATGAGATCAAAGCGATTGTGGACTATATCGATGCGCACGACTCCATTGAAGGCGCTCCCCATTTGAAGCTGGAGCATCTGCCCGTGTTCGATTGCGCCTTCAAGGCGGCCAAGGGCGCGCGAACCATTCCTTACATGGGGCATATTCGCATGATGGGAGCGGTTCAGCCGTTCATTTCCGGCGCCATTTCTAAAACCGTGAATCTGCCCAACAGCGCCACGGTGGAGGAGATCGAAAAAGCGTATATCCAATCCTGGAAATTGGGCCTCAAAGCTGTAGCCATCTACCGCGACGGTTGCAAACGGACGCAACCGCTGAACACTAGCCGCAAGAAAGATAAAGCGGCGACGACGCGGGTGGAATCGATCATGGAGCCAAAGCCCTACCGGCGGCGCTTGCCCGACGAGCGGCAGGCGATCACCCACAAATTCAGCATTGCGGGGCATGAAGGCTATATCACCGTCGGCCTTTATCCCGACGGCAAGCCGGGCGAGATTTTTTTGACCATGGCCAAAGAGGGCAGCGTCGTATCGGGGCTGATGGACAATTTCGCCACGGCGGTGTCGCTGACGCTGCAATACGGCGTGCCGCTGCAAGTGCTTTGCAATAAATTCGCCCATACGCGCTTCGAACCGGCGGGCTTCACCAACAACCGGGAAATTCCCATCGCCAAATCGATCACGGACTACATTTTCCGCTGGTTGGCTTCCAAATTTCTATCCGACGAAGAAAAAGAAGTGATCGGCATCATCAATCGTGACAAGCCGGCCAAAATCGAATTGCTCGCTAACGGCGTGGAAGAAAATGGCTTGGCGGCTATGTCGGGAACGGGCAATGAAGGAAAGATGTTCTCCTTCGAGCTGCAGACCGACGCGCCTCCCTGCCACGAATGCGGCGCCATGATGATTCGCAACGGAGCCTGTTACAAATGCCTGAATTGCGGGGCAACCAGCGGCTGTTCGTAAGAACGGACAGCGCTTTTCGCGAAATGAAGACGGGGCGGCGGCAATGCCGCTCCGTTTGTTTTGTATGGCGATAGGCTATGTTTTATGCTATTCCGCATGGAATTTATTTCTCTCCAAAATGGCTGATCTTTGCCTGCAAGTCAACATGAATAATCATAATGGCCGGTGTTCCCACCGATCCTATTCAAGGACATTTATATAATATTTGTTGCTTATTCATGTTTTATTTTTTTTGATTATTTTTATTTTTCTATTGACAATTTGATATTTTTAAGATTTAATCCCTTTTAGCGAATGCGCGTTGGGCGCTATTCACAACTACATATTTCACCAAAGGAGGATGCTTATGCGTACTTGTAGTATCATTATGCTCGCAGTCTGCCTATTGACGGCAGCGCCATTGGCGCAGTCGCAAGCACAGACGCAGGAGTCGTATCCGGCGCCGGTTTCCGAATACGCGGAAAAAACGGGGCCGAATACGATGACGTTTCTCGCTTATCCCAAGTATTACAAACTTGCGGATGGGGCGCTGGAGTTG
This region includes:
- a CDS encoding vitamin B12-dependent ribonucleotide reductase, translating into MEPQTRIEGNGKKCGAKEKGLRFKRVYTKEGVDPFSIVEWEERDAVITGDKGEIVFEQKGVEFPAAWSQMATKVVVSKYFRGALGTPGRERSVKQLISRVVNTIVSWGETQNYFTAKEDRDAFHDELIYLLLHQHASFNSPVWFNCGVEDDPQCSACFINSVEDTMDSILSLAKTEGMLFKYGSGTGTNLSPLRSSRELLHGGGTASGPVSFMKGYDAFAGVIKSGGKTRRAAKMVILNADHPDIVDFIQCKAHEEKKAWALIDMGYDGSFNGEAYGSVFFQNANHSVRVTDEFMEAVEKDGEWATRFVEKEGVCETHKARDLMRLIAEGTHICGDPGMQFDTTVNAWHTCPHSGRINASNPCSEYMFLDDTACNLASLNLMKYRREDGTFEVEKFMHSVDILISAQEFIVDNASYPTKKIDRNSHIFRSLGLGYANLGALLMATGLPYDSDEGRDYAACITSLMTGEAYAQSARIAETVGTFEGFPNNRNSMLRIIDKHRQASRKIAGTRIPADLLMEAKSVWDVAYQLGERFGYRNSQVTVLAPTGTIGFMMDCDTTGVEPDIALVKYKNLVGGGTLKIVNNTVPKALKQLGYPPDEIKAIVDYIDAHDSIEGAPHLKLEHLPVFDCAFKAAKGARTIPYMGHIRMMGAVQPFISGAISKTVNLPNSATVEEIEKAYIQSWKLGLKAVAIYRDGCKRTQPLNTSRKKDKAATTRVESIMEPKPYRRRLPDERQAITHKFSIAGHEGYITVGLYPDGKPGEIFLTMAKEGSVVSGLMDNFATAVSLTLQYGVPLQVLCNKFAHTRFEPAGFTNNREIPIAKSITDYIFRWLASKFLSDEEKEVIGIINRDKPAKIELLANGVEENGLAAMSGTGNEGKMFSFELQTDAPPCHECGAMMIRNGACYKCLNCGATSGCS